ACGCTGAAGTGCACCTGGGCATCGTGACGGGAGAGATTCAGCTCCACCTTCCCGCCGCGTGGCGTGTACTTGATGGCGTTCGTGACGAGGTTCAGGAAGAGCTGGCGCAGGCGCGTCCGGTCGCCCATCACCACGAGGGGCTCCACGGTCGGCATCGCGACCTGGAGGCCGGCGTCCTCGCCGAGGATGATCGCCGTCTCCATGACCTCCCGTACGAGGGGCTCCATCGCGACCGGCTCCCGGTGCAGGTCGAAACGCCCCTCATCGGCGCGGGCGAGCGTCAGGAGCGAGTCCACCAGGTCGGCCATCCGCGTCGTCTGCTCCAGCGCCTCCTCCAGCGCCACCAGCTGTTCGGTCGAGTGGGATTGCGCCTGCATCGCGCGCTCCACGTCGGCCCGCATCACCGCCAGCGGCGTCTTGAGCTCGTGCGAGGCGTCGGCGGTGAAGCGGCGGAGCGCCCCGAACGAGCTCTCCAATCGCCCGATCATGGCGTTGAGCGTCGTCGTCAGGCGGGCCAGCTCGTCGCCGCTCGACTCGACCGCCAACCGGCGATGCAGCGACCGCCCGTCGGTGATGTCCTCGACTTCGGTGGTGATCCGGTCGATCGGAGCGATAGCCCGCCCGGCGATCATCCACGCGCCGCCCGCCGAGAGAACGACTACGATGGGAAATATAAGTAGAACGCTGCCAAGGACTTCGCGCGCAGAACTATCGTACTCCTTGAGGTTAACTCCGGCGATCACGCGCCGGCGACCGAAGATCGGATCGCTGCTCCGACGCTCTACCAGGATCAGGTCGCCGACCCGGAGTTGCACCCGCACCGCCCGCGACGACCCCTCGACCTGGGCCAGCGAGTTCTCGAATCGCTCGATGTCGCGCTGGGCGAGGTCGCGCTGCGCGAGACTCCCCGGGAGAAAGTAGAGGTCGTTGACCGCCCTCGACGTGTAGAGCCGCCGCCCGCTCTCGTCGTCGAACACGATGAGGTAGCCCGGAATCTCGACCAGGAGGCGGGCCACATCCTTATTGAGGACCGAGCCGACCAGAGAGTCGGAGACGATGATCTGCTCCGCCCCGGCTCGCTGGGTCGCTCGCAGGATGGCGACGGCGAGGTCCCCATGGGCGATCGCCTGCTGCGCCGCTTCGCGCATGACCCCCGCCCGGCGGGCGAAGAAGATCGCGCCCGCGAACAGGACCATCGAGGTCAGCATGACCGCGGTGTAGCGAAGGGTCAGCTTGGAGCGGAGGGAGGACACGCTCGAACCAGAAGACGAGAGGACGAGAGGACGAGAAGACGGGAGAGGCCTAGCTCTTCACCACGTAGCCGACGCCGCGTACCGTCGTGATCAGCTTCTTGTCGTGGCCGGCGTCGATCTTCTTGCGCAGGTGGTTGATCACGACGTCCACGATGTTGGTCCCGGGGTCGAAGTGATACCCCCAGGCGTACTCGGTGATCAGCGTCCGGCTCATGACCCGGCCGGCATGCCGCATCAGGTACTCCAGGACCGCGAATTCCTTGGGAGTCAGGTCGACCACTCGGCCGGCGCGATGCACCTCGCGGGTGTCGCGGTTGAGCTCGAGATCGGCGACGCGGAGCAGCGGCGAGGCCATCGCCCTCGGGCGACGGGCCAGGACTTCGACGCGGGCCAGGAGCTCCTCGAAGGCGAAGGGCTTCGTGACGTAGTCGTCGGCCCCGGCGCGAAGCGTCTTGACCTTGGTGTCGACCGCGTCCTGCGCCGTGAGGATAAGGACCGGCTTCTCGAAGCCGCGCGAACGCAGGCTTTGCAGGACATCGAGCCCGGACTTCCCCGGAAGT
The Gemmatimonadetes bacterium SCN 70-22 DNA segment above includes these coding regions:
- a CDS encoding DNA-binding response regulator, which produces MKVLVIEDDPTVGAFIKRGLEEQRWGVTLVTDGEEGERVAATESFDVVILDMRLPGKSGLDVLQSLRSRGFEKPVLILTAQDAVDTKVKTLRAGADDYVTKPFAFEELLARVEVLARRPRAMASPLLRVADLELNRDTREVHRAGRVVDLTPKEFAVLEYLMRHAGRVMSRTLITEYAWGYHFDPGTNIVDVVINHLRKKIDAGHDKKLITTVRGVGYVVKS